A DNA window from Vicia villosa cultivar HV-30 ecotype Madison, WI unplaced genomic scaffold, Vvil1.0 ctg.002501F_1_1, whole genome shotgun sequence contains the following coding sequences:
- the LOC131639010 gene encoding uncharacterized protein LOC131639010 encodes MDCIPAQKVHYGTHMLEIEADVWWLETHNCRIYEEDNNAHYKILNEKQGKHQHNCGKSYDAPAGKGKQKVANGQRTSAGDTPTGVVCFKFGKPGHKNNACTIKVNRCFCCGKVGHIITDCKCKEVVCFNCGEEGHISSQCQKPKKAQSVGIVFARTQTATKDRMIKDTCIINIAHLITIIDTGATHCFIVADCVDKLGLVLSSMNGEMVVDTPAKGSVTTSLVCLKSPLSIFDIDFAVDLVCLSLS; translated from the exons ATGGACTGCATTCCAGCGCAGAAGGTGCattatggtactcacatgctggagATCGAAGCTGATGTttggtggctagagactc ATAATTGCAGAATTTATGAAGAGGACAATAACGCTCATTATAAGATCCTCAATGAGAAGCAGGGTAAGCACCAACATAACTGTGGAAAATCTTATGATGCTCCAGCTGGTAAGGGTAAACAGAAGGTTGCTAATGGTCAGAGAACTAGTGCTGGAGACACTCCTACTGGAGTTGTGTGTTTCAAATTTGGAAAACCTGGTCATAAGAATAATGCATGTACTATAAAGGTAAATAGGTGTTTCTGTTGTGGCAAAGTCGGGCACATAATAACTGATTGTAAGTGTAAGGAGGTGGTttgcttcaactgtggtgaagaagggcaTATTAGTAGTCAGTGTCAGAAGCCGAAGAAGGCACAATCTGTTGGGATAGTGTTTGCAAGGACGCAGACAGCTACTAAGGATAGAATGATCAAAGATACATGTATCATTAATATTGCtcatttaattactattattgatactggtgctactcattgttttattgTTGCTGATTGTGTGGATAAgttgggtcttgtgttgtcttCTATGAATGGAGAGATGGTCGTCGATACTCCAGCTAAGGGATCAGTGACTACTTCTCTAGTGTGTTTGAAGTCTCCCTTGTCGATCTTCGACATAGACTTTGCTGTTGATTTGGTTTGTTTGTCGTTAAGTTAG